The genomic window aatttgacgtgtattcaaaggtacataaataattggagagggtactttatttaattaataactgctaggaacctttggcaaaaattcgtagattatatgtttttcttttccattagaataactgccacatgctaaattacatttAACAAGAATACCATCAATGCTCGATATGTTAACCAGATGTttggaataataccatttatttgcttgtaaaactacattatcaaaacctagtatcttagcaatcgaatcagagcgtgttaaatcaataggcttatcagaataaatttcaatcttcatagtatttgcatttgcacgtataataagtctattctccttctcatcatagttcaatttatgctttatagactttataatatcctcaagtCATATGCACTGGTATCCAACAAGATTaacttatcaccatatttgaagctagaatttgttcctttgtttacatttgctatactattgtaactacaaaaattaatcagaccaatttcccattcactatttttgtcccaattctataatttcttgtaaatgttcgtaaAGGTTACTTGACTTTGATCTTAACGTTATAACGACCATCTTGAAATGTGTGTTcaacacaaacacttaattacaactgatttgcaagaaacaataacgtgAGATGACCACAATATCACTATCTAATGGTTGCAGGTGatccaaattataaaatatatttactccatttcttttttccaataattgtccaattcgtatggaggttgtaaatttccaattggatcaaaataccatacattaCTTCCTACCTCTTATATCAATCCCAGTGTGTCCCCGGTTGGGCTGTGCTTGTCCAAATTCACGATCGcttttcgttttttagaatttttttgtggGTAATGCTCTagcatagatagatagatagatagataaatgacttttatttacactttacaaaaaagtgatgtgggcgaaattgaggcaatagaagccccctcttccatttaACCCACGATGATgagtacaaaaatataaaatacattacaatttgaaattaaatgataattaaaaattataaggaAACTACTAAATCAATTtgctacaaattgaataaatcaagaggaaaaaagagaaaactaaaagcaagaaatcttaatagtgaaaaaatctcactcacacaaaacattcacacacacacacacacacacacccacacaatcACACTTACACTCACACCTCTAAAGAACATAGAGTAAAACCGCCTAGTTAAGCCCTCCCCCCTGATCCACGCCACGACAGCCGCACTGAACCGGCGTTGACTGTCAAGCAGCCTAATATGAGCTGGCAGTGAATTCCATAATCTAATCGCACTAACATGGAATGACTTATTATATAGCTCAGTTCTGTGAATTGGAACGGACAATGAGCAAGCTCCATGACGCGTCCCACCCCTGCCAACATCACCCATGAAGCGAAACCCTGCTGCCAAGTAATTGGGAGACCgagatttcaagagtttgaagaggAACATGAGTGCATGGAGACTCCTGTATTCGTGCAGTCTTAGAAGTTTGAGCTGTCCAAAGTATTGAGTAATATGTTCGTCACGTCGTAAACCAAAGATGAAGCGCACACAGTAATTCTGAGCGCGCTGCAATCTCTGAGTAAGTTGAACAGTCATGTCCATAGTCACTAAGTCACAGTAGAAAAAAAAGGGGAATATCAATGTTTTAACTAACATGATTTTAGTAGGAAAAGGTAAAAGGTGTCCAATCCTTTTCAAAGAGTTAATCCCAGCTACAACTTTGTTACTGGTCGAGTTTACATGGTCTGTCCAGTCGAGAGTATTTGTAAAAGTCAAACCAAGATTCTTCACCCTGGTGCTGTAGTCAAGTTGAACATTGTTTATTCTTATGCGGGGTAAGTCATTAAGGCTTAGTCTAGTCAAGAGTCTTGAGTGACCTACAACCATGACCTGCGATTTGCTCTCATTAATTTTTAAACCATTATTCTCCGTCCAGGTTATCACACGGGCAAGGTCATGGTTCATGTCACTCACAGCTGTCGCCGCATCACCAAGCTTGAAATGCTTATACAGCTGCAAGTCGTCAGCATACAAGTGATGCTCTGTAGTATTAGTACATGAGTCAAGTTGTCAATGTATGCACTGAATAGCAGAGGACCCAAGATTGAACCCTGAGGGACACCTCGTCCCACTGGTCGCCAGCGCGAAGAGGAACCCCCAAGTCTCACACACTGACGTCTATTCTGCAAGTAGGACCGCACCCATGCCACCGTCGAACGAGAGAAACCCATACCCTCCAGTCTGTACAATAGGATGGGATGGAACACACAGTCAAAGGCCTTGCTGAAATCAACAAGGACAATGAGTGTGAGCTCCCTGCCATCCATTGCTCTGCGAACGTCATCAGCCACCTTGAGAAGAGCAGAATTGGTGCTGTGACCAGACCTGAATCCTGACTGGAAGTCGCTAATAAGCCCCCTACTGCAAATAAATTCACTCATCTGTTTGTGGACAATCACCTCTAGTACTTTGGAGAGCACAGATAGTAAGCTGATGGGTCTGTAGTCTGAAAGGGAGGACGGGTTGGGAGTTTTGTTTAAGGGTATGACTATAGATGACTTCCAATTTTCAGGAAAAACGGAAGTCATGAGAGATGTATTTATGATGTGGGTGATGAAGGGAAGTATGAGGGGAAgcataattttatgaatttcaatggTAGATCATCAGCCCCAATAGCATTGCTCTTTATTTTCAGTACAGCGGCCAAAACGTCACTTGCTGAGACACATGAAAAGTAGAATGGCTCTCCAGTTACTTGAGCTGGCAAAGAGTTGATGTAGTCATGGGCACGATCCAAGCCAACTGGTATGTCAGTAAAAAAGTTGTTGAGATCGTCCAGTGAGTGAGACACAACAGGCCCGCCCCCCTCTCCACCAACTCCAACAGACCTCAGTCTACGCCACTTACAAGCAGATGAACCAGCAGAGGAGATCAGattttggaaatatctggatttGGCGTTTCTGATGGTCTGCTTGCACAAATTTCTCATTCGCTTGTAGCTATTGAAATCCACAGAGCTCTTTGTGCGTCGTGCAACTCTACTACACCGATCGCGCTCGGCCATCATCCGACGTATTTCTCTTGAAATCCATGGAGCAGGATCCCTTGTCACTCTGCGCTGCACAAGTGGAATatacttattgaataaataggATACACCATTATGCAACTCATTCACCATGTAATTAACATCATTAGTTGCGTAAATGGTTTGCCAGTTCAATGTCATCCCCTCATTGAATAACTCATGGTAGTTGATGTTTTTGTAATCTCTGTATTCAATGATTTTCGGCTTCTGTTTGGGACTTTTTAAGCCATATACAAGGTAAAccatatcatgagcagacagTGCAGGGAAAGGGATCTGCCCATGGCCAACAGCCGACCGCTCATCACAAACAGCAATCAGGTCCAAGAGCGTATCAGACGTAGCGGTATGATGAGTCGCCTGGAGGGGGAGCAGGGTCATGCCACCAGTATAAAACATAGTCGTGAGTTGAGTCTTGTCATAGGTGTCACGTCCTAGTAAGTCAGTGTTAAAGTCTCCCATTACAGCTATATGGCTGTACGGCAGCATGAGACGCAACAGGGTATCTCCAAAGTCACTCATGAATCCTATATGAGGTGGTCGATAACATACTCCAATCAGCATTTTAACATTATGAGATTTAATTTCAAGGAACATGTATTCGGGTCTATTTGGAATCGATGAATCGGATGAATACTTATGACTCGGCAGCAAGGCGCGCTTAACAAACGCAGCAACACCTCCACCGTTTTTATGTAAGCGATCGTTACGAAGGAGTACATACCCATCAAGTTCCACAAGCCTATTTGAAACGTCAGGTTTCAGCCAAGACTCCGATACCAAGACAACGTCACAATCCTGGCCTCCGAATACATGCCTGAATTCGTCGATGTGACAGAGGAGGGATTGTGCATTCACATGAGCAATCTTCAGTCGGCCGGGAAATGGAGTGACCGCCCGCCTAAGCAGCTCGCCGGTGCTCAGCGCGGCAGCATCGTTATACTGCTGTGTCATTCAAGTTGTAGAATAGATTGGGCATTAATGACgcagagaacaagaagaaaaaggcAAAAACTAGGCAGCTTAAAATTAaaagattcaagtttaaaaaagaCAAACGTACCACATTCACACCAACacatatacaacaaaacaacattataatattgaaagagtAATACAAAATGGAATGCATGCAATGATTTGAGATTGAGAATACTCAATGATCTTACTCGTAACTGGCCAGTGAAATTCGGCTCcataactattatgaatggaagaGAGGGGGAAAAACAGTGTCTGACTCAATATTAGAAGAAAGGAAGTTTCTCAGCTATATAAATGCTCAATTCACTACCATTTCTAATTGAATGAGATTTATCACAACAACAAAATTATTAGTGGATTGGTAGCAGCCATTAATATGAAGAACAAAAGTTTTGAGGGAAGATGCagtaaaacaaaataatcataatgataaaaatacagGAAAAATAATGTTGGAATAGAGAGAAATGTTAGGACAGATTAAGTGATGTTACTTTATGAATTATAAACTATTCTGAAATAGTGTAGTTGATTAGAAAAATATAGAACAAAACTGAATGATGAATTGCATGCtgaggaaaaataatgatacaaaaaatgAGCGGTTAATCGTTTTGATTGTGACACAGAAAAGAACGAGAGcatgattttaaaaaattagagGAAATAACGATATTGTTATCATGTACTCTTGCTGTGAAGATAAACCCTATATATCaggaaaaaatagaacagagaACAGAGGGAGCAGATAAGAAAGACGTAACCAAGATAACGGGATTACGATAGACAACTAGATGACAATCTATAGATGCTACTCTTCATTCACACACAGAGATAATTATGCAATGTAgacatcaaaattatttatgaatttgactGAATGGCAATGTTTTGTTGAAGGAGATGTAAGACTGACTCAGATTTTATCCATCCAGCCAATTAAAGAAGAATGGTAATTTAAaagttaaaaattaattttcttcaatcagTCAAATTGAAATCCTAAAATGAACTGAATTTACTGTGGTAATCGACTGGAAAAGCAATAactcttgaatataattattaactgCAATAATAATGGAACTATTAATTAACTGAAATGATTAACAAtatatgcaaataaataatatgtataaGATAGAAAACTgttcttttaaattattttccttGAATTCTTAGTTAATATTTAGTCCAAGGTGACATGCTTATCTGAATAGATACAATCAGTGCTCACGACTCACTGGAATGAATTCTGTCACCCTCGCGCCACATCACTCTGCCGTCGATCGTCCACGCATTCCTGATGCCCACTCTAGCTGCCACCTCACGGAAGTGAGCATGTCGTCGTCTCGTGAGGTCCTCtcttatagtgatatcagaacCCTTGAGTTGCCTCCTCGCCGATAACACCGAACGCCGAGTCTGGTAGCTCACGAACTTGACGATGACAGCTCTCGGTCTCGCCTGAGTCGCTCCAGTACCAGGAAGACGTCCCACTCTGTGGCAGCGGTCGATCTGCGCTGCATCCACCGCGATTTTCAATCTGTCACTACACAGCTTGGTGACAATCTCGGTGACATTTTCTCCATTCACCTCCGGAATGCCAAATATTCGTACATTATTGCGACGTTGGTATTGTTCTTGAGAGTCCAACTTAAGCTCATACAATTCGGTACGAGATGCTGCCTTTTTTGTAATGTCGCGAATTTCAGCCTCCAATGAATCGATTTTTTTCTCCATAGCCGATAAACGCGGTTCATACTCACTCTGGATGCGCGCTCTTATCAGCTCATCGAGATTATCATTCAGCTTTAACACAACACGGTCGACGATACTATCAAGGAACTTGTTATCTGACAAGAGTTCGGCTACAAACTCCTTGAGCATGCCTTTATCAGCCGGCCACCCCTCCCCTTGGTCGATGACGAGGATGATGCTGACGACGGGCGATCGCTCGATGCCGAACCCTTATCGCCGCCGGTTGCGACCTTGGCTAGCTTGCTCCTTAGCACTGCTGGCGAAGATTTAGACAtgatcaaaattaaatttatttaaatcacAGTAACCACTCAAGATGAGAACTTGAAACTTGTGATGATTGAAGATGATCACACACAGCACGAGTCAGCCAAAAATTAGAACTCAACTAACACAAGAACATGCAGAACTCGAGAAACAAACGGGAGCCGAAATGAACAACGTCAGGCCGTTAGCATTCTTATCTCACAATCAaagcatatatattcctcttaaaCGAATTTGTAATAAGCTAGCCCAATCCATTAAATCATAGgaatactcaattctccttcatatttcatggttttttcttgctcttctttgacctcttctactctttctttgttgttctacgtttcttaacttgagggaataaactcacaccaTATGATGATTTGGGGTGTGGGGGAATTAAAATCGCCCACCACTACGCGGGGGGTACGGCTTCAAATAATCCCTTTACCTGCTATATGTTGTTGTTCAACTGAAGCTATAGccttgcgtctaatatcattagtataacctttccttttcaattcttcttcttcttcttctttctcaaagaaccaccaaagtaatttttagctttcatTACATTCGTAACAAGGTAACTGAGACCTCTCTCGGCTAGGGGAGTTttcggatttttaaaaatttcccaCGCTGCGTTCGCTAGAATTCTGTCAGCTTTGGCTCAATTAGAATTATCACTATTTAGTGAATATACTATATCGTGGGCCTTACAAGCCTGGTCAAGTTTGTTTATTCCAGGATCTCCACGTGCTAATCGCTTTTCAAGTTTGGTTCCTGGTCCGCAATACTGGTAGCCAGGTGCTATGGGGATTCAAAGGGTGTTACATcgatcaattcatttaaaatagttgaagtaataCCTGTAGCAGCCCCTGCCGCCCCTTAAGTACTTTCGCGGCCGAGCTTAAGAAGCTCTCCCTCGTTTTCTTCCACTTTGCTTTCTCTTACATACCACCATTTTCATACCTTTCAACTCATGGtgaacattaactaaagttaattaattaatcattacactaattaatctaaaagaaaaatggaaatttctattaatttggaataatactttgaattcatctattcagatcatctatttgaaaatgcatttcaaatagcTGATGTGAAAAAGtcaaacacaaaataatattgataagaatgAATGGAATACCAACCAGCCATGTGTACGatgcattcattcatacaagaCCTTGCAAGGCACAACAAGGAAGGCAAGCGTTGAGCCGACCTTGACACAGTGAGCGATCGGCGATGTTGTCAGCTCATGCGCATGCTTGCGCGTGCGTGCATACATCAAGCTAtataaaacacatttttaatttcttatcactTAATGCAGCTTGCGTAGtggagagtgattgagtgcaCTTGTCTACACGTACTAGCTGCCGAGGAGGCCTATCACAATTGGCGAGCACTGCATACTCCACAGAGGTTTAGCTCGAGGCTAACATTATTGATGTAAgtaaaaatttttgttacattctcatatttttgtgaataacactaaattgatttttataatatatatttggttacagttattaaatatttcattgtttttcacagcattttctcacctcactactcggtctcataagcagttgtgctctcgtgagggaaacttacctgcatcgagaaaatcatagcgaggagctaagctggaacaatacctgaaccgagtcgaggagctgagagaagcatatccgattatttcatttcgtcaaatcaacacatgtaagttcatttttacttaaatttttctctctccgaggacaatattgttctccatgttagatccttcaCAAGGAAGTAAGAGGAGCtcattttcaaacatgaatcttatcttgacagtgttttctatcatcaatgagataacgcattttaatatttaaccaaccagtagcaaagttgatgcatttcatttatttacaatattgcacacatacttgattttgatctttctttgtcaatcttgttctaagcctgtttcatctgaagaatctcgtaaaaaattccagataagtttatttaattgttctttcgttaaatgagcattgttttctattataaccttcttaattctattgatagactgtGTAATTATTgccagactacagtccaaacttcttttcatcccaatttcataaaataaattgtccaataAAGGTTATGCACGTGCGACTTTtgaattcttcactaatttcacGTTGAAAAAGAATACAAACACATGaaacaattgattttgaatttagaaagattaagatccgaattgacaaaaacaaaatcattctACTTAGCActaaaaaactgtaaaataaatattaattactgTATTGTTCCTCATAAAACTAATGAATAAAGCCGATTAagatcaattaaaaaatgataatcaattaaggTTCACCAGAGAGTTATGCAAAACTTTTGTTATAATTAGATTTATGAGAAAGCAAACCAGCATAATTAATTTCTCACTATATTCCTCTCATAAACCACGTACAGGGTATAATCTATAAAGTAATAAATGAAGATCTTTgatataattcaatatattagtatattttgtaattcagttTAATTAATGAGATACTATACTTACAAAGATTGGGCTATCAATGCGATCGTCACTCACCTAAAAAGAAAGAATGAAATTACAAcacaaataaacattttttttacaaacagcattaaaaatacataacaatttgaatgtttttcaagGCTCATTTTTGTTATTACATTGAATTCTATGCATACCTCTCTGTTTGTGATCATGAGGTTTACCAGcatgtaattttccagtttactcaaagcttgtaatttttcaattgtctgcctacgattttatttatttattcatttttattcgttgatataattacaaatcatatgaatatgatcgggtagaacaacaggcacagcccaaaactattctgttcccaattttgataaataatgaaatgtccgaacattttttctaaaggaacagaatggtatcacttaattgattaaaatgtctatataatgaattgaacgcacaaatctga from Nilaparvata lugens isolate BPH unplaced genomic scaffold, ASM1435652v1 scaffold6691, whole genome shotgun sequence includes these protein-coding regions:
- the LOC120356408 gene encoding uncharacterized protein LOC120356408, with protein sequence MTQQYNDAAALSTGELLRRAVTPFPGRLKIAHVNAQSLLCHIDEFRHVFGGQDCDVVLVSESWLKPDVSNRLVELDGYVLLRNDRLHKNGGGVAAFVKRALLPSHKYSSDSSIPNRPEYMFLEIKSHNVKMLIGVCYRPPHIGFMSDFGDTLLRLMLPYSHIAVMGDFNTDLLGRDTYDKTQLTTMFYTGGMTLLPLQATHHTATSDTLLDLIAVCDERSAVGHGQIPFPALSAHDMVYLVYGLKSPKQKPKIIEYRDYKNINYHELFNEGMTLNWQTIYATNDVNYMVNELHNGVSYLFNKYIPLVQRRVTRDPAPWISREIRRMMAERDRCSRVARRTKSSVDFNSYKRMRNLCKQTIRNAKSRYFQNLISSAGSSACKWRRLRSVGVGGEGGGPVVSHSLDDLNNFFTDIPVGLDRAHDYINSLPAQVTGEPFYFSCVSASDVLAAVLKIKSNAIGADDLPLKFIKLCFPSYFPSSPTS